The proteins below come from a single Antennarius striatus isolate MH-2024 chromosome 18, ASM4005453v1, whole genome shotgun sequence genomic window:
- the LOC137612725 gene encoding uncharacterized protein — protein MNNDNNVPFGLCGTKTEAAPVSKLDQLGRIPRGFREAMEYISMQKAGSSNHNPANVSAEAPRRGVKPTPKWKSSFTPLDGEEDSSQVNSASSPQQEVELYDPYNPASPGSDRETPHHPEERCSHSNQEGERLFPHRNPHDRHHWVSPYPEPPRSHVDRRDLSPKEGPCDSRGVSLTSSRADRRSYSPDTEDYRLLDHRLSSPERHVGDSSIQRFPASYGAQSTNGDEMRTFKEYRREIPTGREAMEYISMQKARSLNHNPANVSAEAPRRGVKPAFQWESSFTPLDGEEDSSQVNSASSPQQEVELYDPYNPASPGSDRKTPHHPEERCSHSNQEGERLFPHRNPHDRHHWVSPYPEPPRSHVDRRDLSPKEGPCDSRGVSLTSSRADRRSYSPDTEDYRLLDHRLGSPERHVGDSSIQRFPASYGAQSTNGDEMRTFPEYGREIPTMAATGRLCTSSLQMDYQPQMKIAKRGLDEIPPSTERYTNRRRIILMDENPIRCELCFVEVANGQELQDHFESKTHWDTLEHIQREKDYDDVSIAFLQEVLLHKSRHRGRAIEDRALKVLQKNDHMTKIEIFHCAACDIFVTTSASSVETHIMSQEHLCNAKAFGARQRDVCLDKAETMMMDLKPQFEQFLKGGNLFE, from the exons atgaacaatgacAACAATGTTCCGTTCGGTCTTTGTGGAACGAAGacagaagcagctcctgtttccAAATTGGATCAGCTCGGGAG AATTCCACGTGGCTTCAGAGAAGCTATGGAATACATTTCAATGCAGAAAGCAGGCAGTTCGAACCACAACCCAGCTAACGTGTCTGCTGAAGCCCCGAGACGTGGAG TGAAACCAACTCCGAAATGGAAATCCTCATTCACACCATTAGACGGTGAAGAGGACAGTTCTCAGGTCAACAGCGCCAGCAGTCCACAACAGGA GGTTGAGCTTTACGATCCCTACAATCCCGCCTCGCCAGGGTCTGACCGTGAGACGCCACATCACCCAGAGGAGAGATGCTCTCACAGTAATCAGGAGGGCGAAAGATTGTTTCCACATAGAAATCCCCATGACAGACATCACTGGGTGTCTCCTTACCCTGAGCCACCAAGGTCACACGTCGACAGGCGTGACTTGAGCCCAAAAGAAGGACCCTGTGACAGTCGGGGTGTCAGTCTGACTAGTAGCCGGGCTGATCGGCGGTCTTACAGCCCAGACACTGAGGATTACAGACTTCTGGACCACAGACTCAGCAGCCCAGAGAGACATGTTGGCGACTCCTCCATACAAAGGTTTCCTGCATCCTATGGAGCACAGAGCACCAATGGGGATGAGATGAGAACATTCAAAGAATACAGGAGAGAGATACCAACAGGAAGAGAAGCTATGGAATACATTTCAATGCAGAAAGCACGCAGTTTAAACCACAACCCAGCTAATGTGTCTGCTGAAGCCCCAAGACGTGGAG TGAAACCGGCTTTTCAATGGGAATCCTCATTCACACCATTAGACGGTGAAGAGGACAGTTCTCAGGTCAACAGCGCCAGTAGTCCACAACAGGA GGTTGAGCTTTACGATCCCTACAATCCCGCTTCGCCAGGGTCTGACCGTAAGACGCCACATCACCCAGAGGAGAGATGCTCTCACAGCAATCAGGAGGGCGAAAGATTGTTTCCACATAGAAATCCCCATGACAGACATCACTGGGTGTCTCCTTACCCCGAGCCACCAAGGTCACACGTCGACAGGCGTGACTTGAGCCCAAAAGAAGGACCCTGTGACAGTCGGGGTGTCAGTCTGACTAGTAGCCGGGCTGATCGGCGGTCTTACAGCCCAGACACTGAGGATTACAGACTTCTGGACCACAGACTCGGCAGCCCAGAGAGACATGTTGGAGACTCCTCCATACAAAGGTTTCCTGCATCCTATGGAGCTCAGAGCACCAATGGGGATGAGATGAGAACATTCCCAGAATACGGAAGAGAGATACCAACA ATGGCCGCGACAGGCAGATTATGTACATCCAGTTTACAGATGGATTACCAACCTCAGATGAAAATTGCTAAAAGGG GATTGGATGAAATCCCGCCTTCGACTGAGAGATATACAAACAGGCGCAGAATTATCCTCATGGACGA GAACCCCATTAGATGTGAGCTTTGCTTTGTTGAGGTAGCGAACGGCCAGGAGCTGCAGGATCATTTTGAGAGCAAGACTCACTGGGACACTCTTGAGCACATCCAAAGGGAGAAGGATTATGATGATGTGTCTATAGCCTTCCTACAG GAAGTCCTGCTGCATAAAAGCCGCCATCGTGGCCGAGCCATAGAGGACAGAGCCCTCAAAG TTCTCCAGAAAAATGACCACATGACAAAGATAGAAATTTTCCACTGTGCAGCTTGTGACATCTTCGTAACGACATCTGCGTCCTCAGTGGAAACCCACATTATGTCTCAGGAACACCTCTGCAACGCAAAG GCGTTTGGAGCACGGCAGAGAGACGTTTGCCTTGACAAAGCGGAAACGATGATGATGGACCTGAAACCCCAGTTTGAACAATTCCTGAAG gGTGGCAACTTGTTTGAATGA
- the lrrc8da gene encoding volume-regulated anion channel subunit LRRC8D, translating into MMFTLTEVASLNDIQPTYRILKPWWDVFMDYLGLVMLMLAIFAMTMQITKDQVACLPCLEDPEGASGNKPDPFPQQTTPAATVGSTAMTSTPVDSKDLPDEVVHELHVVHQQMPAVERKYANQPQPTGVRTNLDYQQYIFVNQICYHVALPWYSKYFPYLTLIHTLVLMVSSNFWFKYPKTSSKIEHFVSILGRCFESPWTTKALSETACEDSEENKQRLTGASTAPKQVSLEGKDEGANVNSSTPMLGVKFSADKPISEVPSSMTILDKKDGEQAKALFEKVRKFRAHVEDSAFIYKLYVAQTIVKTVKFILILSYTSTFLAKINFKHDCEPDIKQLTGYRKFFCTHNMAFMLNKLLISYMALILIYGMVCLYALFWVFRRPLKEYSFEKVREESSFSDIPDVKNDFAFLLHMVDQYDQLYSKRFGVFLSEVSENKLREISLNHEWTFEKLRQLVTRNTLDQQELHLFMLSGLPNAVFDLTDLEVLKLELIPEVRFSAKVSQMTSLQELHLCHCPAKVEQTGFAFLRDHLRCLHVKFTDVAEIPAWVYLLRSLRELNLIGNLSSENNKMIGLDSMRDLRHLKTLCLKSNLTKMPTNITELAAHLIKLVVHNDGTKLLVLNSLKKMINLIELELYSCELERIPHAIFSLTNLQELDLKSNNIRTIEEIISFQHLKRLTCLKLWHNKIITIPSSIGLIKSLESLHLSHNKLESLPPALFTLPKLRHLDLSHNSITVLPPDVGLLHNLQHLTMNVNKLEVLPKPLFRCTKLKVLHLGINALTVLPEAVGQLVQLTQLDLRGNCLDRLPAQLGNCRMLRKNGLVVEDHLFDTLPVEVKDSISKETNVFMSGL; encoded by the exons A TGATGTTCACGCTCACTGAGGTCGCATCCTTGAATGACATCCAGCCGACATACCGCATTCTCAAGCCATGGTGGGACGTGTTCATGGACTACCTGGGGCTGGTCATGCTCATGCTGGCCATATTTGCCATGACAATGCAGATCACCAAGGACCAAGTAGCTTGTCTTCCTTGTCTGGAGGACCCAGAAGGAGCCTCAGGGAACAAACCCGACCCGTTCCCACAGCAGACCACACCGGCAGCAACCGTAGGGTCCACAGCGATGACCTCCACCCCCGTGGATAGTAAGGACTTACCGGATGAAGTTGTTCACGAGCTCCATGTGGTGCACCAACAAATGCCTGCAGTGGAACGTAAATACGCCAACCAACCTCAACCGACAGGAGTTAGGACCAACCTAGATTATCAACAGTATATATTCGTCAACCAAATATGTTACCACGTTGCCTTGCCCTGGTACTCCAAGTATTTCCCATACCTCACCCTCATTCACACCCTGGTTCTCATGGTCAGTAGCAATTTCTGGTTTAAATACCCCAAGACGAGCTCAAAGATCGAACATTTTGTGTCTATTCTGGGTCGATGCTTCGAGTCTCCCTGGACTACAAAGGCGTTGTCCGAAACGGCTTGCGAGGACTCCGAGGAGAACAAACAGAGGCTGACCGGAGCCTCCACAGCACCGAAGCAGGTGTCCCTAGAAGGGAAAGACGAAGGCGCCAATGTCAATTCATCCACACCAATGCTGGGGGTGAAGTTCTCTGCGGATAAACCCATTTCCGAGGTTCCGAGTAGCATGACAATCCTGGACAAGAAGGATGGGGAGCAGGCCAAAGCCCTGTTTGAGAAAGTGAGGAAATTCAGAGCTCATGTGGAGGACAGTGCTTTCATCTACAAGCTTTATGTAGCTCAGACGATCGTCAAAACTGTCAAGTTCATTTTGATCTTGTCCTACACCTCAACTTTTTTGGCTAAGATTAATTTTAAACACGACTGCGAACCTGACATTAAACAATTAACAGGATACCGAAAATTCTTCTGTACACACAATATGGCGTTCATGCTAAACAAGCTGCTCATCAGCTACATGGCCCTGATTCTAATCTATGGGATGGTCTGCTTGTACGCCCTCTTCTGGGTCTTTCGTCGACCTCTGAAAGAGTATTCCTTTGAGAAAGTCAGGGAAGAGAGTAGCTTCAGCGACATTCCCGATGTGAAAAACGACTTTGCGTTCCTTTTACACATGGTGGACCAATACGACCAACTCTATTCGAAACGCTTCGGCGTCTTCCTGTCCGAGGTCAGCGAAAACAAGTTGAGGGAGATCAGCCTTAATCATGAGTGGACCTTTGAGAAGCTAAGGCAGCTGGTGACGCGTAACACGCTGGACCAGCAGGAGCTGCATCTTTTCATGCTGTCCGGTCTCCCCAATGCCGTGTTTGACCTCACCGACTTGGAGGTGTTGAAACTGGAGCTGATTCCCGAGGTGAGGTTTTCGGCCAAAGTCTCCCAAATGACCAGCCTGCAGGAGTTGCATCTGTGTCACTGTCCGGCCAAAGTAGAGCAGACGGGATTCGCTTTCCTGAGGGACCATCTCCGCTGCCTTCACGTGAAGTTCACCGATGTCGCCGAGATCCCGGCATGGGTGTATTTGCTGAGGAGCTTGAGAGAGCTCAATCTAATCGGCAACTTGAGCTCGGAGAACAACAAAATGATCGGACTGGATTCCATGCGGGATCTGAGACATTTAAAGACCTTGTGCTTGAAGAGCAACCTCACTAAAATGCCCACAAACATCACTGAGCTAGCAGCGCATCTGATTAAACTAGTGGTGCACAATGACGGCACCAAACTGCTAGTCTTAAACAGCCTGAAAAAAATGATCAATCTCATTGAGCTGGAGTTGTATAGCTGTGAACTGGAAAGAATCCCCCACGCTATTTTCAGCTTGACCAACTTACAGGAACTCGATCTGAAATCCAACAACATCCGAACCATAGAGGAGATCATCAGCTTCCAGCACCTCAAGAGGCTGACTTGCCTTAAACTGTGGCACAACAAGATCATCACCATTCCATCCTCCATCGGCCTTATCAAGTCTTTGGAGTCTCTCCACCTGTCCCACAATAAGCTGGAGTCCTTGCCCCCAGCTTTGTTCACTCTACCTAAACTGCGGCACCTAGACCTCAGCCACAACTCCATTACTGTGCTCCCCCCAGATGTAGGCCTCCTCCACAACCTCCAGCACTTGACTATGAATGTCAACAAGCTGGAGGTGCTGCCCAAGCCTCTGTTTAGATGCACCAAGCTCAAGGTGCTCCATTTGGGCATCAACGCCCTGACCGTGCTGCCGGAGGCTGTGGGTCAGCTGGTCCAGCTCACTCAGCTGGACCTGAGAGGAAACTGCTTGGACAGACTTCCTGCTCAGTTAGGAAACTGCCGCATGCTGCGCAAAAATGGCCTGGTAGTCGAGGACCATCTCTTTGACACGCTGCCCGTGGAAGTAAAGGATAGCATCAGCAAAGAGACCAACGTGTTCATGAGTGGCTTATAG